ACAGCGCGGGGGCTTCGGAAGGATCGAAACCGACGCCATTGTCGCGGACGACGAAGACGGTTCCGTCCCCGTCACGCTCCGCGAAAACCTCGACGCGCGGATTCCCGACACCCTTCGTGAATTTCCAGGCGTTCCCGAGAAGGTTGCGCAGGACGACGCGCAGAACGCGACCGTCGGCCTCGGCAACGAGGCCCTCCTCGATCGACACGTCAACATCATGGTCGGGCATCCACTCGCGAAGATCCGACGCGACCTCCCGAGCGACTTGGGAGACGTCGACCTGGGCGAGTGAGACGGGCGACGAAACCGATCTCGAGAGCGCGAGAAGGTCGTTCACGAGCGTCACGAGTCGTCGGCTCTCCTTCCGCGCGCGGCCGACGAGCGCGGCGCCCTCCTCACCGAGCGCGTTACCGTGATCCTCCTCGAGCACCTCGAGGAGCTGAGCGACGCCGCGCAGCGGCGCGCGGATGTCGTGCGAAACGGCCGCGGCGAACGCTTCGAGGCTCCGATTCACCTCAAGGAGGTCCCGCGTGCGCGTCCGCACGAGGCCTTCGAGGGCGAGGGCCTCGCTCCGGCGCTCCATCTCGGATTCGCGGCCGGAGACGATCCGATCGAGCAGCCGATCGAGCGACCGCCGGGCGTCCGCCGTTCCAAGATACTCCTCCGCCGGGATGTAGAACGGGTTGTCGCAAAGGAGGCCTCGGTGAAGGACCTTGGGATGGGTACGCAGGACGCCGAGGAGAAGCTCGGCGGGAAACCGGTTGAGGTTGTACTGGCAGATGGCCGACGCATTGTATCTTGCGAAGAACCCGTTCAGCTTCGCCTCGTACTCGAGGACGCGCTCGGTTCCGGGCTCGCTGCCGAGCGCCCACGTCATCTCGCCCGTCACGCGAAGCGCGGCGAAGCCGCGGTCCCGGGCCTCGAGCGCGGCCTCGGCGAGATAACCCAGCATCCGGTCGGGATCGAATCCGCCGTCGCGGATGTAAGCGTCCGTCTTCGACGCCATGACGAGGCTCCCGGACCGCTCCGCCGCCGCGACGTCGATGCCCGCCCGGACGAGCGCCGCGTCGATTTCCGAGACAGTGCGGTCGTCCGCGACGTAGATGCAGCGCTCGCCTTTTTCCAACCCGTCCTTCACGTACGGGACGACGGCCGCGAGCTGGTCCTCCGTCGAAGCGTAGACGAGGCAGAGGTGGTCGTGCGGAGCCACCGCGAGTTCCATCTCCGCCTCGGCTCCGCGCCGCGGTCCGGGATCGCCGCGGGCGCGACGCAACCGGTTCAAGGCCTCCGTGGCGAGCACGTTCGCAAGATAGGCGTCGCGCTCGCGCGAAGCCGCCGCGAGGGCGGCGACGACGTCGTCGTCGTGGAGCGACCTCACCTCCCAGTCCGGATGGTCGGAGCCTTTGAGGCGTTCGAGGTGGTGGCCGTACCTGGAATCCCCCATCGATATCCCGCGTCCGATGGCAACCTCATGATGCATATAGCCTGCAAGGAGCCGGGGGGGTCATGCGGGCACGTCAGGCAGGGAGGCTATTTATTCCCCCGTCGTTCTCGCGGAATCGGCCCGATCGCCGGGCCGAGGCCCGCCCATGTCAACGCCGCGTCCGGCTTCCGATGCCCGCCTCACGCTCGCCTTCCGCAACGTCGCGCGCTATGTGCGCGATCCGGCCGCGAACCTGCCGCTCTACGAGGCGCTCGGGTTCGGGCTGGTGCGCGACGCGGGCGACATGCTCGTGCTTCGCCATCACGACGGCGTCGGCCTCGTCCTCCACCGCTGGGACGAGCGCCCGACGACCCTTCTCGACACCGCGCTCGGATTTACGATCGCGGGCGACGAAGACCGGCTGCGCGCGCACCTCGAAGCCGCGGGGTGGCGGCTTCTGCGCGCCCCCCAGCACGGCGACGTGGGCTATTTCCTCATCTACGGCGACCTCGACGGCAATCCCGTGAACCTCGTCGGGAAGCCGCTGCGCGCCGCGCCCGCGCCCGGGACCGTGCGCCTCGTGCTTCGGGACGGCCGGGCCGTTGCCGAGCCGATGGAGCCGTGACGGCCGTGCGCGCGGTCCTCCTCCTCTGCGCCGTCGTCGCGCTCGCGGGTTGTCTCGGAGCGACCCGCATCGAGGAATCCGCGCTGTCGGAGGACGACCATGGGGTCCCGCCCCCGACCGTCCAGAACGACACGGGGCGGGTTGTCGTGCTCGCGCTCTTCACGGACCGCTCCCCGCTGCCGGGCGTCCTCGTGGAGACGGGAAACCTTTCGGCAACGACGGATGCCGAGGGGGTGGCCCGGCTCGCGCTTCCGGCCGGATTCCACACGCTCGTCGCGACCAAAGCGGCTCACCGCGGGGCGCAGGCGGGCATCGACGTCGCGCCGGGGGCTGAAACCACGGTCGAGATGGTCCTCGCCTCCGCCGAGGGCGGCTCGCACGCGCATCGGGCCGGCTTCGGAGCGCACCACGACACGTATCGTTTCGAAGGGCACTTCGATTGCAGCCTCACCGCCGTCGTGCTCACGGGCGATTGCCTCCTTCTCGTCACGAACGCCACCGAGCGAGCGGGAGCCCCAGACCCCGTCTCGGGCGCGACGCGCGAGCGCCACGTCATCGACTTCCCGCTCGACCTCACGTGGTCGCATCTCATCGTCGAGATGACCTGGCGCGCCGACCCCTCCACCCCCGCGACCGGCGAGGGGATGAGCCTCGCCCTCGAGCCGGCCGAGGCGCCGACGCACGGTTACGCCCCGAAGTACGCGCGGGCCGCGGGCGGCTCGCCCCTCAGGATCGACCTCTTTCCGGGAGAAGCCCACGCCTCGGCGACGGCCGACGACAAGCCCAATCCTCTCGGAGGAGAGGTCATCCGCGCGCGCGCCTTCGTGCTCGGCGCGGGCCACAACGCGGGCGGACAGGGGTACCTGGGCGTATCGGCCGCGCGCGATCACGCCTTCGAACTCGTCGTGACCGTGTTCTACGGGGAGCGCGCGCCCGAGGGCTATTCAGGTCTTGCCTGATCCTTGGCTCCACCGCCGGGACCCTTGGTCCTCGCCCCGTGATCACGCGAGGGCTCGGCCTGCGAACACGACCGCCGCGGCGATCGGGAAGCCGGCCGCGAACAGGTAGATGGGATCGCCGCTTTCCATGAAAAAATAGAGAAGCGCGACCGTGAGCGCGAGGTCGAGGACCCCGAGCGACCACAGGAGCGCGCGTTTCACGGCGCGGGGAGCCTCCAACCCCGCGAAAGACCTTGCGGTCCCGCCGCGCCCGCGACCCGGGTGAACGCATCCCCGAAGGTTGAAGCGGCGCGGCCGCGCTCGATCCGCCGACGCCGATGCAAGCCTACCTCTGCCGCCGCTACGGCGGCGTCGACGCGATCGACCTCGCCGAGGTCCCCGACCCCGTCCCGGCGGAACACGAGGTGCTCGTGCGGATCCACGCCACCACCGTGACGGCGGGCGACTGGCGCGTGCGCACGCTCGAGGTTCCGCAGGGCCTCGGCCTCGTCGCGCGCCTCGCGATCGGATTCAGCAGGCCCAGGCAGCCGATCCTCGGCACCGAGCTTGCGGGGATCGTCGAAGCGGTGGGCGCCCACGTGACCCGCTTCCGACCCGGCGACGCCGTCTTCGCCTTCCCGGGCGAGGCGATGGGCGCGCACGCGGAGCTTCGCGCGATCGCGGAGGACGGCCCCATCGCGCCGAAGCCCGCGAACCTCTCGATGGAGGACGCCGCGGCCCTCCCCTTCGGCGGGGCGACGGCCCTGGACTTCCTGCGCAAGGTCGAGCTCCGGCCGCGCGAGCGCATCCTCGTCGTCGGCGCCTCGGGCAACGTCGGCACCGCGCTCGTGCAGCTCGCGAAGCGCGCGGGCGCCCACATCACGGCCGTCGCGAGCGGCGCGAACGAGGACCTCGTGCGCTCGCTCGGGGCGGACCGATTCGTCGACTACACGAGGGAACCCTACCTCGACGGGCGCGAGACCTACGACGTGATCGCGGACACGGCCGGGGTCGACCATGGCGGCGGCGGGATGGGCGGTGCCCTCCTCCTCGTCGGCGCGGTCGCGCTCGGCGGCTACGCCCTCTGGAACGCCCTCCGGAACCGGAAGGACAGCGAACTGGAACCCCTCTGACGGGAGGTGAAACACACGGAAGATTGCGACAAGAACGGAGCGACCGCGGCCGGAGGCCCCGCGGGCATCTGGCGCAAGCGATCCGTCCAAGCGACGGGCAACGTCACACTGCTTGGCGCGGGGACCACGCTCCTCGGCATGGGCGTCACAGCCTACATGGGCAGCGGCGCGCACGCGCTGGAGATGACCCTGCTCGGACTCATGGCGCTCGGGCTCTACGAGCTGCTGCCGTGAATGGCAGGCACGCGCGCATTCTGGCGAGAGAGGCGTCCCTCGCCACGCCGAACGGGTGCACCGAATGGGCGCCTTGCGGTCCCAACAGCGCGGAGGAGGTTCACAAGGCCCGGCCCTCCGCCGGGCTACCAGCAGCCTCCCATGCCGTTGTTGGGATTCCCGTACATTGTGTTCGAGTCCGCGCCTTCGCCAGCGACGACGAGCCGGACCTTGTACTCGTAGGTGGTTCCGCAAGTCAGGCCATTGTCGTCGTGACTAGTCGTGTTCTGGTCCGTAATCGTCTGAACTAACCCCCATGCCCCGCCACTTGTGCGGCGGTAAACCTCGTACTTCTCGAACCCCTGGCCACTATACTTCGACCATCCGAGGCTGAGGCATGTCTTCTGGTTCGTCTGGCAGTACACGACAGAGTTGAGCGTCGTGGACGGTGCGGCGCACGAGCCGTAGCCGTTGTTCGGGATGCCGCTCATGGTGTTCGAGTCGGCGGACTCGCCCGCGCTGTAGAGGCGCACCTTATACTCGTAGGTCGTGCCACACGTGAGGCTGCTGTCGCTGTGAGAGGTTGTCCCTGCCGCCGTGATCGTTTGCGCGAGGCTCCAGTCTCCGCCGGAGGCACGCCGGTAAACCTCGTACTTCTCGAAGCCGCCGCCAGTGTATTGTGACCACCCGACGCGGAGGCACGTCTTGGGAGAGGTATCGCAGAGGACAACGCTCGTGACCGCGACCGCGGACGCGGTGCATCCGCCAAATCCGTTGTTCGGATTGCCGCTCAGGCTGTTGCTGTCACCGCGCTTCCCGTTGACGTAGAGCGAAACGCGATAGTCGTAGGTCGTGCCACAGGTGAGGCCGCTGTCGTCGTGGGTCGTAGTTCCTACGCTCGTGATGGTCTGGACCAGGGCCCACGACCCACCCCCGGTCCGCCGGTAAATCTCATACTTCTGGAAACCCGACCCAGAGTATTGCGACCACCCGACTTTCAGGCAGGTCTTCTGGTTCGACGCACAGAAAACGACGGACGACAGCACTACAACCGGAGCGCCTTCGACGTAGAGGCTGTTGGAGGCCGCGCTACCCTTGCTGTTGAAGGCCCAAACGGTGTAGTACCCCTTGGCGTCGTCTGGGAGGGTGTACGTGCGCGCCGCCTTGTCAGTGATGGTTGCCACGACGGTTCCAGCACCAGGGCTCGTCATGGGGCTGTTCGAGTTTCGTACCTCGTATCGCGTGAAACCCTCACCGATGGTTGGTGTCCACTTGAGTCGCCCCTCGGCCTGGTAGAGAATCATTGGCGTGGGCTGCCCATCGAGCGGGTTCCATGGCTCCACCTTCAGGGGCCAGAGGTAGCCGCCGGTGGCAGTGAAGAACCGGTTGTAGGAAGCATTACTGGCGGCGGCGATGATGGCCTCCGACCAAGGGTCTTTTCCGCGAGCGTCAGAAAGGCCCGTTTCGAGAGCCGCCCTCATCGCCCGGTCGGAGACGAGGATGCCGTCGATTTTGACGGGCACGGGCACCGGGGCAGGGCTAGGGGCCATGGCGGTGAACGTCGCGTAGATGCGCGGTTCAATTCCCTCCGCGGCGAAGTCGAACATAACTCCGGGAAGAAGGCCTGCCGAAGCGGTCCACGCGGTCTGTTCGGGTGGTAGTATCCAGCCCTTCACTTCGATGTGGCGCACGAGGCTATTCTGTGGGAAGGTCAGACCCGGTAGCTCCTTTGCCATGTGGCTGCTGCCGGGTGGAACCCACTCCAATCCAGTCACAACGAAGATAGCATTGGCCTGGGTCCGGGATGCCTGGAGTTCTCCCATCCCGCTGAGGAAGTTGCTCTCCCCGATGTTCGCCAAGGGGCTGCTCGGGGTCCGGCTCAAGAGTTGAAGGACCCCGGTCTTGCCGGTCCACTGGTCAGCGAGCGATTTCAGATCGAGTGCCGCATCTGTGGCGGGCGCCCCCAATTTGGCTGTGTTCACGAGGAAGCCCCGGACCTTGACCTCATGGCCGGTGGTCGTGTACGGGTACTGCGCGAGCGTGAGGAGATCGCGGCTGGTCGGGTCTGGCATGAAGCGGACGAGCGCGAGATTGTACGTGTCCACGCGGCTCTCGCTGTAGGTGTGTGTCCCCAGATCGTACACGCCGACATCGAACGGGAGGTTGGCAACCTTCGTCGCGAGTTCCGAACTGCCACCGCTCGTAGCCGCGCCGACTGCCTTGACCACGGTCTTCATGGTGGTACCGGAGGCGAATCCTTGAGTGGAAAGGTGGCGAGCATAGGCATCGCCGAGCACGCTTTGCGGGCTGGAGGCTATCGTGTTCAGAGGAACGCTCTCCGCCTCAGCCGTCGTGAAGGTATCAGCCACGAGGAGATTGATCGAGGGTGCACTCGACGCGGCGATCCCGAGAAACTTCACGAGGTCGTAGTTGGTTCCCTTGACTGTGAGGAAGTGGACTTCATCGCTCGCGCCCTCGAAGCCCTTCAGAACGATGAAAGACGTGTGTTTGTTGAGAATCTCGTCGGGCTGGGCCAGTTTCAGGACGAACGCTTCATCCATGAGCACGCCGACCGAGTAGGTGGACGTGGGAAACTTCTCGGCCAGCTTGGACGTGATTTCGCTGTGCTGTTGCGGGAAGAGTTGTTGGAGCGACACTCCGAATGTCTGAACGACAGCGAAGCCCGTTCGCTCAACCGGAGTGCCAACCGGACCACTCGTACCGGCGCTTGGAGTACCGGAACCCGCACCTGAGGGATCGGAGCCCGTCGTGCCGGGGCGCCCGCCGGATGAGCCGTCAGGGTTCTGGTCACTCCCAGGAGAGCCTGCGCCGGAGACCGGCACGGACCCTTTGCCACCCGCGTCGGGTGAGGGAACCGATCCGGGGGAGCCGTCGGAAGGATTCGTGCCAGGCGTGCTGGGCGAAATGACGCCGTCGGACCCATCACCAGCGGGGAGCGCATCCCCCGTCGCGCCTGGCGCGTCGGGCGTGGCGCAGCCGGCCACAAGCATCGCGAGAACAGTCAAGAGGGCAAGTGGGGCTCGACCCCAGTGGCGCGAACGGTGAGTGGACTGCAAACTGAAGTCGCCTCCATGACCTCCCTATGAGGTTGGCCCCGCCGAAACCGAACCGGTAAAATATAAACGTATCGTCGTTCGGGGCCTCTCGCGGGTTCCTGCGCTATCTCGCGGAAGTCCCGCTTGGGGTGACCACGCCAAATGGGCTTGCTCTCAGGGATACCTCCACTCGCTCCATCCGGTACACCGACAACCACCGCGCGGCGAGGGCCTTGCCGTACCGCTCCATCGCTAGCTCCAAGCTCGGCAGCATGTACACGGTTCGATTCGGGTGCCCATGTCCGGGGCCGTTCACGAGGTCAGCGACATCGCCCCCAACTCAAGGAGACATCGAAGGGCGACGTTTCCGCGAAGGCGCCGCTCAAGCGCGGGGAAAGGAGCCCACGTTTCAGGACGTGGAATCCCAAGAAACGGGCGCTCGTGCCTGTGGCCGCGTCTCGACTCGAAGTTCGCTGCCGGCGGACGAGGCCGTGCGCAAGATAGCGTGGTCGGGAACTTATTCACCGGCGACTAACTAAGACGGCCGCCATTCTACGCGGCGCGTGGACGCGCTCCCGCGAGCGAATTCCGCCGGAGCACGGGTAGCGGCAGCGCCGCGCGTGGAGGATGAAATAGTGTTCCGGTCGGTTCAGGTGGAGTAGCCATGGCGGCGAACCCGAAGGGTGCTCGCCGGGCGAAGCCCCGGCGCCGCAAGCCGGCGAAGAAGAAGGTGTTCGAGGATCAGGACCAGCCTGCGCACCGCGTGACGCTCCGCCTCGGGGACGACATCCAGCTTCCCGCGGACGTCGCGGTTCGCAAGCTCGCGTGGATCGGGAAGTCCGGCTCGGGGAAGTCGTACGGCGTGGGCCTCCTCCTGGAGCAGATGCGTCGCAACGGCATCCGCTTCATCGTCATCGACCCCGTCGGCACGCACACGGGCGTCGCGCAGCTCGAAGGCGTCGTCTTCCACGAGGTGCAGCGGGGCATGCACGTGGGACGCTTCGTGCGCCACATCCTGGAGAACGACCTCAACATCGTCGTGAACCTCCGCGCGCTCTCCTTCGACGAGCAGCGCCTCTTCATCGCCCTCTTCCTGGAGAACCTGTACCGATGGAACAAGGACTTCGGGCCCCGTCACGTGGTCGTGGAGGAGGTGCAGCAGTTCGCGCCCCAGGGCGGGAAGGCCGAGAGCAAGGAAATGCTGGAAGTCATCAGCACCATGGGCCGCATGGAGGGCATCGGCTTCTCCGTCGTCACGCAGCGTCCCGCCATCGTCTCCAAGACCGTGATCGCGAACACGGACGCGTTCTTCTTCTTCCAGCTCATGCTCCCCCAAGACCTGGGCGCCGTCGAGGAAGTGCTCACCGCGCGCACGTCCCTCCCGCCCGAGGAGGAGAAGAAGATCCAGGAGATCATCGGCTCCATGCCAAGCCTCGGCAAGGGCGAGGTCATCCTCTACTCGCCCGAGTGGTTGCAGACCGCGGAGCGCAAGCGCGTGAACGGGCGCCGCGTCACCCCGCACACGGGCGGCACGCCCGACAATTACGTGCGACCCATGGGCGACGAGCCCGGCCTCGGGGACAACCCCGCATTCCAAGACGGCGCGCCTGGCTCCGCCACGCCAGCGACCCCGGCAGCGGGGGGCGAGGCCGGCGCCGCGGACCCGGCGACGTTCCGTGGCGCGCATCCCCCCAGCGTGAGTGCGCCACCAGGCGCAGGGTCATCACCATTGCCCCGGGCGGAGGTTCCGTCGTCGCTTCCGCCGCTGCCGCCGCCCGTGCGGCGCGTGAGCGCGTACAAGGTGGCCGCGCTCCTCGGCGTGGGCGCGCTCGCGTTTCCCGTCGTCCTCCTTCCGCTCCAGCGCTTGCTTCAGCGCGACGCTGTTGCTCCCGAGTGAAGGCAGAACCGGGCCCCGTTGTCCAGTCCTGGATTCGGTGCGGCTCAAAGACTAAATCCCGTTCGCGTCGATGGTCCGGCAAGCGGCCTTACCGGGGACGCTACGGGAACGGCGAGGGCGCGGAGCGCGCGCCCGAGGCCGGACCGTCCGGGACGGACGCGCCACAAAGGGTGGTCTCGACCGTATGGCAGAACTTCCGCTTCCGAAGATCTCGGAGGAAACGATGCACACGGCGAGGGTCGCGGGCTATCTCGGGCTCGGGGTCCTCGCCTTCGGGCTTGTCCTGGGAACGATGCGCGCCGTCACGAAGGGGCGGTGATCCCGCATGCCGCTCCGCGACTACGTGGACGTGCGCGCCGTCGCGCGCAACCTCACCTCCCCCGCCTACCTCGGCACGATGGCCATCCTCGGCGTCGGCCTGTGGGCTGCCGACCGGTACGCGGCGCCCGGCAGCGCGTGGCGCAACCTCCGGTTCGTCACGCTGGGCGCTCTCGGCGCTGGCGTCGGGTACGGCATCCTCGCGCCCCTCTTCCCGCCCCTCTCGCGCGGCCTTACGGCGGCCGCGGCCACGAGCGCGGCCGCCGCAAGCGCGGTCGCCGCGGCCTCGCAGCCCAGCGCCTCGCCGCCGCCCCCTTCCCGCGCGCAGACGAACAAGCAGTTCGAGCCCGCGCAGGGCGTCGAGAGCTCGGGGGTGTTCGTCGGCCAGTGAGGGCAACCTCACGGGCTTGATGCGCGAAGGAGCGTGAACCACACATGGCAGTCCAGAAGGATTTTCGAACGGGCGTCATCGCCAACCTCGCGGCCGGAGCGAGCTCCGAGGTCGTGAACGAGGCGCTCACCGGGCAAGAGATGCTGACGATCGAGCGCCTCGGGGTCACCCCGCACGCGGACCTCCGCGTCACCCTGGAGGTCGAGAAGACGACAGTGTACAAGGACCTCCCCACGCAGTCGGCGGCCTTCCCGGTCTCCGACGCGAACGCCGAGGTGTTCCTGTGCACGCCCGTCGTGGGCGTCCTCCCCGAGAAGCGGTGGAAGGTCACGATCAAGAACGTCGGGGCCGCGGCCGTCGCGAACGTCCGCTACTACGTCCCCGTCACCAAGTACACGGGCGCGGACCTCCAGAGGGTCCTGTGAGGAGGTGAAGAATCATGGCAGTCCAGAAGGATTTCCGCACCGGAACCGTGAACATCGGCGCGGGCGAGACGAAGACCGTCGTGGACGAGGCGCTCACGGGCCAAGAGATGCTCACGATCGAGCGCCTCGGCTTCACCGACTCGGGCGCAAACGACCTCTTCGCCACGCTCGAAGTCGAGAAGACCACGGTCTACAAGGACGTGCCCAGCGCGGCCGCGCCCTTCCCCGTCGGCGGCAACAACCGCGAGGTCTTCCTCTGCACGCCCGTCGTGGGCGTGCTCCCCGAGAAGCGGTGGAAGCTCAGCATCCGCAACGCGGCCGGCCTCGCGCAGGACGTCACGTACTACGTCCCCGTCACGAAGTACACGGGGGCGGACCTCCAGCGGGTGCTGTGAGGACCTACGAGCCTCGCCGATTCCACGGCCGGCGAGGCCTCGCCCCCGTTCCGCTCCGACACCCTCCATTCTCCTGACGGCTCATGCCTTGGGTGGGGCAGCGCAACTCCAGCGCCCCTCCTCGTAATTCATGTACTCGCAGCGCTGGAAGCCCTCCCCGTAGTTGCACGAGAGGCGAGTCGGGTACGCGCACTTCGGTTCGCCCGCCAACTTCGGGTGTTCGCCGCGAGGCGTCGTCTTGCCGGGCTCCAACAGGTAGTGGAACGAGACGAGGAGCTTCCCATCCTTGAGCTCGCCCACGACTGGAGACCTCAGGTTGCCGTGATTGTCCATGGAGTACCCAGCCGGCACCTCCACCATCGTCCCGTCCGGTCGCTGCTCGGCCTTGCACGTGTAGCACTTGCGCGTGGACGGGTTGAATTGCTTCCTTCCGCACTTGGGGCATGGTGCGTTCGACACGGGCTTCGAATCGTCTTCCGCCTCATTAGGGGCGCGGCCGCACGACGGGCCGTCGCGGCGCGGGGCTACGGGGTCTCGTCCGGCGACTTCCCGTGCGGGTGCTGGCGGCGCCACGCCGCGGCGGGGTGGCGCGCGACCTCCGCGCTGACGCCGACGTCCTCGAACAGGAGGTCGGGCGCGTAGTCCCCCTGCTCCAGCCGTCGCCCGAACTCGTTCTCGCTCGGTTCGAGCGCGAGGATCTCGCGGAGGCGGGGGAGGACGACGTCGTTGAGGTCCTGGGGCGGCGGGCGATGGCCGCGCCTCCGCGCCGCCTACTGGCACTTCGTCCGCAACCTCGCTGAGGCGACCCATGCGGTCGTTCCGGCCGACGCGCACGGCCGCCTCGATCGCCTCCGCACTTGGTGGCGGGCGATCTTGACGGCGGAGGATCGGAGCACGCCTGCCAGCATTGCGCTCGCGCCCGAGGACGTGCTCCAGTGGACAAGCCGTCCCGACGCGTACCGATCTCGGCCACCCGACGAGTTGGCGGGTGCGGCGGTCGCGAGCGAATCGCGCGCGCTCCTCCAGTGGCTCGCCGAGTGCGCCTTCTTCGCGGACGTCGCCGCGGAGATCCAAGTCATCGAGGCGCGGGCCGACCCCGCCACGACCGCTACGCCAGCCATTCAGGAAGCGATCGCCGACGGAGGAGGAACGCCATGAGCCGCACCCTCCTTCGCCACGAGGGCTGCTCCATGGGGCATCGCAACGGCAGCACGTTGGAGAAGTGCGTGCGATACCGCCGTCTCCGCGAGCTCCGCCGCACCGGCGGCCCGCGGGGGGAGTTCACGCCCGACCGCCTCGCGGGGTCGGCGTGGGACCCGGACGCTCGGCGCTACCTCCACGATGGATGCCGCCGACGACACCGGAGCGCTCGTGCGTTCCTCCGCTGCTTCTGGGCTCGCTCGTACCGCGAGCCCGAAGCGCCGGACCGCGTGCGCGACAGCCGGGGGCGGCGCGAGGCCAGCCTCTACGCAGGAGGTGCGGCGGCATGACGTCCGACCCATGTCCGCCGACACCGCACCACGAGGAGGGGGCGTTCAGGCAACGTCCTCACACGCGGCCCCTCGACCTTACTGCGATCCGCGAGGCGATCGGGCGAGCCTTCCTTGCGGCGTTCCTTGCGGAGGTGCCCACGCAGAAGGCGGAAGCGATCCGGTGCCTCGAAGGCGCCACCGCGTTCTACCTTGCCGCCGCGGACGAGGCCGGGGCTGAGTCGCTCGACTCACGTCACCTTCGGTGGAGCTGCGCGTGGGCGGTCTGCATGTGGTGCAACGGCGAGGGCGGCGCGTGTCCTTGCGAGTGCCACGCCAGGACCGCAGCGTCGGAGGGTAACGGATGATCGTGGAGCGCCTCAAGCCCCGGGGCGCGCACAGCCTCCAGTTCGGGATCCCGCCGGTCCTCGCTCGCGCCCACAACCTCCAGGTCGGCGACCTCTTCGAGGTCACGGTCACGCCCCACGAGGTCCGCTACCGCAAGCTCTCCCCGCTCGAAATCGAGACATGGAAGCGCGTGAACGGAGCGACCGGCCAAAACAGCCTCACGCGCGGCCGCGCCCGACGAACCGGCCACCAGGAGGTCAGCGACTGAGGCCCCGACGCCGCTCCGGGGTCACCCTACATCAGCCCCGCACGGTGATTGTAGTCCCCATGGGCCTCGTCAAGCTCCTGGTCATCGTCGGGCTCCTCCTCTTGCTCGTCTGGGTCGTCCTGTGGGCCATCCGGTTCGCCAAGCGGCTCCTCACGGGCCCCGCCGGCGTCCTCGCCAAGGCGAGCTCGGCGCTCGCGTAAGGCTACGGCGGGCTCGGCAGCGGCATCGATCCCAAGGTTGCGTGCTCCCGCCATGATCTCCCTCGTGCTCAAACCCCGACATGCGAATGCGGACGGCGTCGAGTTCCACCCGTCCCATGTCGGCAAGCGCATGTTCCCGTACCGCGACGGGCACCTCGTCGCCTTCTGGCGCACCCTCGACGAGGCTCGGCGCTCGGTAGGACGCGAGCCCATCCTCGTCGCACTCATGACGATCTTCGACGTCGCGTTCTGGCCCATGGAACGCGTGCACGCCGACCTCCACGGGAAGCCCCTCATGAAGATCGAACTCACGAGCCTCCGCCTCCGCGTGCCTGGGGAAAACGCCACGAGCGAGCAGGCCGTGCCCTTCGACCTCGTCTATGCCCTCAGCCCCGAGGAGACCAAGGCTATCACCGAGGGCGCCGCGGCGAGTGCTGGGCAAACGCCGACGTGACCCGGAGGTGAGGAGCGACGGAGACGACGGTCGGCCCAAGCGCGGACGCGCCCTCGTCGCGCGCGGTCGTGTACCTCCGCGGCAGCGACGACGAGTCGGACACGTCGCACCAGCGCTTCCTCTGCTTGGAGTACGCCGCGCGCAACGGCCTCCACGTGGACGAGGCCGACGTCTACGACGAGGGCGGGGGCTACTCCGGAAAGAAGCTCGTGCGCGTGCGCTTCGACGAGATGCTGCACCGGATCATGGAGCACCGCGACGTGGACGCCATCGTCCTCTACAAGTTCGACCGCGCGCTCCGGAAAATCAAGTACCTCCTGGAGCTCA
Above is a genomic segment from Candidatus Thermoplasmatota archaeon containing:
- a CDS encoding DUF87 domain-containing protein yields the protein MAANPKGARRAKPRRRKPAKKKVFEDQDQPAHRVTLRLGDDIQLPADVAVRKLAWIGKSGSGKSYGVGLLLEQMRRNGIRFIVIDPVGTHTGVAQLEGVVFHEVQRGMHVGRFVRHILENDLNIVVNLRALSFDEQRLFIALFLENLYRWNKDFGPRHVVVEEVQQFAPQGGKAESKEMLEVISTMGRMEGIGFSVVTQRPAIVSKTVIANTDAFFFFQLMLPQDLGAVEEVLTARTSLPPEEEKKIQEIIGSMPSLGKGEVILYSPEWLQTAERKRVNGRRVTPHTGGTPDNYVRPMGDEPGLGDNPAFQDGAPGSATPATPAAGGEAGAADPATFRGAHPPSVSAPPGAGSSPLPRAEVPSSLPPLPPPVRRVSAYKVAALLGVGALAFPVVLLPLQRLLQRDAVAPE